Below is a window of Streptomyces sp. ITFR-16 DNA.
CGCTGTCCCGCCGTCCCGCGGACAGCAGGGCGAGCAGCGCCCAGGCGGTCTGCGACGCGGTCGAGGCCCCGTGGCCGATCCACTTCTCCTCCTTGTACGAGCGCAGGTCCTCGCCCCAGCCGCCGTCGTCGTTCTGGACGGACTCCAGCCAGCCGACCGCGCGCCGGATCGAGGGGTGCGAGACGGGCAGCCCCGCGGCCACCAGCGCGGGCACCACCGACCCGGTCCCGTAGACGTAGTTGACGCCCCAGCGCCCGAACCAGCCGCCGGCTGCCTCCTGTTCGGCGAGCAGCCACTCGATGCCCCGCCGGGTCGCGGGGTGGTCGGACTTCCCCTCGATGGCGAGCATCTCCACCACATGCCCGGTGACATCGGCGGACGGCGGGTCGATCACCTCGCCGAAGTCGCAGAAGGGCAGCCGGTTGGGAAACGGGCTGGTGTTGTCGGCGTCGAACGCCCCCCACGCGCCGTTGCGGGACTGCATCCCGACATTCCAGCGCACCCCGCGCTCGATGGCGGCCTCGATGCGGGCGGGCTCGGGGTGACGGACCCGGCGCAGCGCGAGGACCACCTCGGCGGTGTCGTCGATATCGGGGTAGTTGTCGTTGTGGAACTCGAACGCCCAGCCGCCCGGCTCCAGTCGGGGCCTGCGCACCGACCAGTCGCCGGGCCGGTCGATCTCCTCGGCGAGCATCCAGTCCGCCGCCTTCACGAGCGCCGGGTGGTCGGGGCTGAGCCCGGCGTCGGCGAGCGCGATGGTGGCGAGGCAGGTGTCCCAGACCGGGGACTGGCACGCCTCGATCATGCGGGCGCCGTCCTCGCGCCACACGGCGAACCGGTCGAGCGATTCGAGCCCGGCCCGCATCACCGGGTGGTCGAGGTCGTAGCCGAGCAGATGCAGGGCGATGACCGAGTAGACGGCGGGCGGCTGGATCCCGCCCCAGCAGCCGTCGTTCTCCTGGCGTTCGATGATCCAGCGGGCGGCGGCGTTCATGGCGATCCGGCGCAGTCTGCGCGGCGCCACCCGGTGGTAGAGGTGCAGCGCCTTGTCGAGGCGCTGGAAGAGACCGTCCCAACTGGCCGCAGGGGCAGGGCGCCTGGGCGGATTCGGCACGTCGGGGTCGGTGTGCAGCTCGTCCAGGGCGAAGGGGGCGGGCCGCACCGGCCGCTTCGCGGAGACGACGGTGAGCGGCACGATGGTCTGGCGGGCCCAGCAGCCGAAATCGTAGATATTGAGCGGGACCCACTTGGGAAAGAACATCAACTCGGGCGGCAGCTCCGGGAGATCGTCCCACTTCCACCAGCCGAACAGGGCCAGCCAGATCCGGGTGAAGACCCGGCTCGCGGCGATCCCGCCCTGCTCACGGACCCAGCCGGCGGCGCGGGCCATGTGCGGCTCCTCGGGCCGGTCACCGGCCAGCCGCAGCGCCACGTACGCCTCGATGGTGGTGGAGAGCTCCCCGGGACCGCCGTGGAAGGTGGCCCAGGTGCCGTCGCCCAGCTGCTCGCCGCGGATGAAGCGGCCGGCCGCCTCGACCGTGGCGGGGTCCTGGATTCCGAGGAACTGGCGGAGCAGCAGGTCCTCGGCGTCCATGGTGACGTTGGTGGCGAGGTCGCCCTTCCACCAGCCCTGCTCGTCCTGCCTGCCGAGGAGATGCTCCACCGAGCGTTCCGCGGCCCGCCGCGCGGCGGCCAGTACGTCGTCCGCGGCGATGGTTGATTCGGTAGTCGGTCTACTGGCCGAGGCTGCGCGGGGGTCAACAGCCCCGGTGCTTCCGTCGGTCGTCGCTGTCATGGCTTCCCCTTCGTGCAGTTGGTCCTCTGCTGTGCTGGGGTCTCCGTCGGCCGGCGCCCGTGCGGGGCACCGGCCGGCGACTGCGAGTCATATGGACCAGATGGTGATCATCTCTTTCGTACGACGACGAAGTCCGCGAGCGCCGTGAGCTGCGCCCGCACGGTTTCCGGCATGTCGACACCGTGCAGCGCCTCGATGGCGACCGCATGCTGACGACGGGCCTCCTGGGCGGTCCACTCGCGGCCGCCCGCCTCCTCGATGAGCGCCGCACGGGCGGCGAACTCCTCTTCGGAGAAGCTGTCGAAGTCGCTGCTCTTGGCGTCCTCGGCGAGCAGCTCGCCCAGACGCTCCGAGGCCGGTCCGCCCGCGGCGAGCGCGGCGACGACCGGCAGGGACTTCTTGCGCTGGCGCAGATCGCTCCAGGTCTGCTTGCCGGTGGACTCCGGGTCCCCCCAGATGCCGAGCAGGTCGTCGACGGCCTGGAAGGCGAGCCCGAGGTGGTAGCCGTACGCCTCCAGCACATCGGCGGTGCGGTCGTCGGCGCCGCCGAGCACCGCGCCGATGGAGCAGGCGCAGGCGAGCAGGGCGCCGGTCTTGTTGCCCTCCATCTCCAGGCACTCCTCGACGGTGACCCGCTCGCGGTGCTCGTAGGAGATGTCCTGGGCCTGCCCGTCGATGAGCTTGCGGGTGGCCGAGGTCAGCCGGCGGGCCGCGCGGCCCGCCTCGACGGTGCCGATCTCCAGCAGCACCTCGTTGGCCAGCGCGAAGAGCGCGTCGCCGACGAGGATCGCCTGGGCGGGACCATGCACCTTCCAGACCGTGTCGCGGTGGCGGCGCTGCTCGTCGCCGTCCATCAGGTCGTCGTGCAGCAGCGAGAAGTTGTGCACGAGTTCGACGGCCACGGCGCCGGGGATGCCGGCCTGGGCCGCGGCTCCGGCGGCCTCCGCGGACAGCAGGGCCAGCGCCGGGCGGACGGCCTTGCCGCCGTCGCCGTCGGCAGGCCTGCCCTGGGCATCGATCCAGCCGAAGTGATAGGCGGCCACGGTGTCCATGGGCGGTGCGAGCCGGTCAACGGCGGCCCGGAGCACCGGCGCGGAAAGGGCCCGTCCGCGCTCCAGAAGCGCGGTGACGTCCGTGGTCTGCGCCACGGTGTCGGAAGCCGGATTCACCGGGGTCACTGACTCTCCTCTTGTTCCGGTGGTACTGCTCATGCCGCCTCCTGCAGCGGATGTTCGTGGGGGCGGCCGAGCGCCAGGAGTGCGGCGTCCGCGGCGCCGGCACCGCTGCGGACGGCGCCCTCCATGGTGGCGGGCCAGCCGGTGGCGGTCCAGGCGCCGGCCAGGAAGAGGTCGGGTGCGCGGGTGCGCGTCCCGGGCCGCAGCCTGCCGACACCCGGGGCGGGCGCGAAGGTCGCCGTGCGCTCGCGGGTGACGAAGAAGTCCCTGATGCCGGCGGACCGGGCGGCCGGGAGCAGCCGCTCCAGTTCGGGCAGATAGCGGGCCCGCAGCTCGGCGACGGGCAGCTCGATCTCCTCGCCGGCCGCGGACTGCGAGATCGCGAGGTACTGGCCGGGTCCGGTGAGGCCGGAGGCCTCCGTACGGTCGAAGACCCACTGGACCGGTGAGCCGAGCGCGGCGAAGAACGGCCGCCGCAGCACCTTGCGGTCGTAGACGACGTGCACGTTGAGGATCGGCGAGGTGCCGATCTCCAGCAGCCGCTCGGGGGCGTCGAGCGCGCCCTCGGGCAGCAGGTCGTGGGTCTCGCGCTGGGGTACAGCGAGCACGACGGTGTCCGCCTCGATCCGTTCGGCGCCGGTGTCGACGACCCAGCGGCCGTCGTCGGTGCGGGTCAGCGAGTTGGCCTTCGTGCGCAGTTCGGTGCGGACACCGGCGGAGTCGAGCGCCTTGCGGCTCAGCGTGTCGTGGACGTCGCCCAGCGGTACGGCGGCCCAGCCGATGTCGGCGGCGCCGGGCTCGGAGAGCAGGCCGGTCTTGAAGACCTTCGCGGCGAGCGCCAGCGAGGAGTTCGGCGCGGTGGCGTTGAGGGTGGCGACGCCGACCAGGTCCCAGAGGGCCTCGATGGTGCGGTCGGACTGGCCGTGCCGGGCGAGCCAGCTGCCGAAGTCGGTGTCGTCGAGTGCGGGGTCGTCCGGGTCGAGCCGGCCGAGCGCCAGCGCGGCGCGTCCGACGCCCGCCCGCTCGGCGAGCGAGAGGTGCGGGTACGCGGCGAGTCCGGCCGCGAGGTGGAAGGGCACCGGGAGCGCGTTGCGGCGCAGCCGTCCCAGCCGGGGGCCCGAGGGCCGTCCGACGTCGAGAACGGGCACGTCCAAACGGTTTTGCAGGGGTGCGAGCCGGGTGCCCTCGACCCGGTCGAGGAACCAGCGGTAGGCGGTGCAGCAGCGCAGGTAGACGTGCTGGCCGTTGTCGACGGTCAGCTCGCCGCGGCGGAAGGAGAAGGCGAGGCCGCCGAGCCGGGGCCGGCCTTCGAGCAGGGTCACGTCAAGCCCGGCGTCGGCCAGGCGGAGGGCGGAGGTGATGCCGGCGAGTCCGCCGCCGATCACGACCGCGCGGGAGGAACGCGGCGCGTCGTCGCTCATGCGTCCCCCTCTCGACGGCTCTTTTCAGTCAGGGACGCAGCCCCCCGGCCGGGGGTTGCCCGCCGCCCGGACTGGTGATCCTTGATGCACATGGTGCGCGAGATGTCCGTGAGACGCATTCAGACACGCCCTCGGGCCGTGCGCCGCGAGATGTGGCGGGCGTCGAGGCCGGACAGTCCGCGCACCGCCACGTACGCCTTCTCGTGACCGGGCAGCGAGACCCGGCCGCGCAGCACCGCCTCCGGGTCGCGCTCGATCCGGTCGAGGAGTCTGCGGTAGATCCCGGCCATGGCCGCGACGCACGCACCGCTGCGCCGGTCGAGCATCGGCAGCAGCCGGTAGCCCTCGGCGAACAGGGCGCGGGCCCGCCGGACCTCGAAGTGGACCAGTCCGGCGAAGTCGGAGCCGGGGGGCGGGGTGGCCCGGTGGAAGCCCGCGGAGCAGCCGAACTTCGCGAGGTCGTCGGCGGGCAGATAGGTGCGGCCGTTGCCCGCGTCCTCGCGGACGTCGCGCAGGATGTTGGTCAGCTGGAGCGCGAGGCCGAGTGTGTCGGCGTACTCCGCCGCCCGCTCGGCCCCGGGCGCGCCCGGCTCCGTACCGAAGACGCCCAGGCTGAGGCGGCCGATGGCGCCGGCGACGCACCGGCAGTAGACCTTGAGGTCGTCCCAGGTCTCGTAGGTCGCGCCGCGCACGTCCATCAGCACGCCGTCGATGAGCTCGTCGAGCCCTTCGAGCGGCAGCGGGAAGCGGCGGGCGGCGTCCGCGAGCGCGACGGCCACCGGGTCGGTGTCGTCCTCGTCGACCGCGCCGGCGCGGACCCGGTCCAGCAGGGTGCGGGTGCTCTCCAGGCGGACGCGCTTGGTCTCCGGCTCCAGCTCGCCGTCACCGATGTCGTCGACACGACGGGAGAAGGCGTACAGGGCCGACATGGCCTGCCGCTTCTCGGCCGGCAGCAGCCTGATGCCGTACGCGAAGTTACGCGCCTGCTGTCCGGTGACCGCCTCGCAGTAACTGTATGCGGCCTGTACCGGTGCCGACATGTACGTCGTCTGTCCCTCCACGGTCCGGCTCACCCCTCTCTACGCGCTCTTCGCAAGACAACTCCCACCTCGCGCAGCAGGCTGGGCTTGGTGGGTTTGGGCGGTCCGGGCAGTACGTCGAACCCGGCGGCCGCGATCGCGGTGAGGGCGGCACGCCCCCCTCCCACGAATCCGGCGAGAAGCAGCTTGAGCCTGCCGTGGACGCTACCCACCAGGGGGGTGCCTTCATTCAGCAGATCCCCGGCGCGTTCCGCCTCGTAGGCAATCAGTGACCGCACCGCCGCGCCCCCGGAGGGGGCCGCCAGGTCGGATTCGGCGACATGGAACCTCGCCATGTCGTCGGCCGGCAGATAGATCCGGTCGCGGCCGAGGTCCTCGGTGACGTCCTGGAGGTGCTCGACGATCTGCAGTGCGGTGCACACGGCGTCGGAGCGGCGGACGCGCTCGGGACTCTCGGTTCCGGTGAGCTGGAGGACCAGGCGGCCGACGGGGTTGGCGGAGAGCTCGCAGTAGGCGAGGAGCTCCTCGTACGTCCCGTAGCGGCGGACCTTCTGGTCCTGCCGGTTGGCCTCGATGAGGCCGAGGAAGGGTTCGGGGGTGAGCGGGCAGCGCCGCACGGTGGGGCGCAGCGCCTGCATCAGGGGGTGCTGGGGGCTCTCGCCGGTGGTGGCGAAAACCCGTCGCAGATCGCGTTCCAGCGCGTCCAGCATCGCGAGCCGGTCGTCGCTCTGCGCGGCGTCGAGGCCGAGGTGGCGGGCGTCGGCGCCGCCGGGGGCGAGGTCGCCGTCACCGATGTCGTCGACGAGGCGGGCGAAGCCGTAGACGGCCATCAGGTCGCCGCGCCAGGCGCGCGGCAGGAAGAAGGGGGCCACCGGGAAGTTCTCGTCGGCCGCCTTGTCGAGGGTTCCGGGTACGGCGGAATCGAGCCGCGCCTGCCGGGCACGGGTCACTGCGGACCGCCCTGCGCGGGGACGGCGTGAGCACCTCGGAGCTGGAGATCTTCCGTCATAGCCGTCACATCTCCCGTTCTACACTGCTGACACAAAACATCCCATTCCGGACACGCCGCCCGCCCTCCCGAGTGCGGAGGACGGCTACGGGCCGTCCGCCCAGGCGGTATCGCCCCACTTGCCACGAATCAGCACCGGTACAGCTTACGTTGTACAACGCTCATCCATACGCCGGGGTGCGGGGCGCGAAACAACTCCGCGTAGGTCCGTGCCAACTTTCCCCCCGCTCAGGGGGATTGACGTCATCCGGCGGGAGGAGATCTTGCCGGCCGCCGTACGACGAGGCGTGGAGGTCCGGGCCCCGGTCCATGATCCGGACACACACCGCGGCCCCCGCCGGAAGGATCCGGCGGGGGCCGCTGCGCTGCGCGGGGCCGAGGCGCCCTACTTGCCGGTCTCCCGCTCGTAGGCCTTGAGGACCTCGTCGGTCGGGCCGTCCATCAGCAGCTCGCCCTTTTCCAGCCACAGCACACGGTCACAGGTGTCCCTGATCGACTTGTTGCTGTGGCTCACCAGGAAGACCGTGCCGGCCTCCTTGCGGAGCTCCCGGATGCGCGCCTCGGAGCGGATCTGGAACTTGCGGTCACCGGTGGCCAGCGCCTCGTCGATCATGAGGACGTCGTGGTTCTTGGCGGCCGCGATGGAGAACCGCAGCCGGGCGGCCATACCGGAGGAGTACGTGCGCATCGGCAGGGTGATGAAGTCGCCCTTCTCGTTGATGCCGGAGAAGTCGACGATCTCCTGGTACCGCTCGCGGATCTCCTCGCGGCTCATGCCCATGGCGAGCCCGCCCAGCACCACGTTGCGCTCGCCGGTCAGGTCGCTCATCAGCGCGGCGTTCACCCCGAGCAGCGAGGGCTGGCCGTCCGTGTAGACCTTGCCGCTCTCGGTGGGCAGCAGACCGGCGATGGCCCGCAGCAGGGTGGACTTGCCGGAGCCGTTGGTCCCGATGAGGCCGATGGCCTCGCCCCGGTAGGAGGTGAAGGTGACGCCGCGCACGGCGTGCACCTTGCGGACCCCGCGCTCCTCGGCCTTGTCCCGGCGCAGTATCCGGCTCAGTGCCGCGGTGGCGCCGCCCTTGCCACCGCCGCCGCCGTTGACGCGGTACACGATGTGCACGTCGTCGGCGATCACGGTGGGGACGCGCCCCGCGGTGTTGTCCTCAGCCACGGCCGTACCGTTCCTCTGCCTTCCAGAAGTACACGAAGCCCACGATGCCGACCAGGACGGACCAGGCGAGCCCGACCGCCCAGACATGCGACGGCAGGTTCTCGGAGCCGTATCCGTCGATCATCGCGAACCGGATCAGGTCCATGTAGATGGCCGCCGGGTTGTACTGCAGTACGTCGCCGATCCAGGCCGGCTTCGACGCCAGCATCACCGGGATGGAGAACATGACGCCGGACGCGTACATCCAGGTCCGCATCACGAAGGGCATCAGCTGGGCCAGGTCGGGTGTCTTGGCCCCGAGCCGCGCCATGACGAGCGCCAGCCCGGTGTTGAAGAAGAACTGCATCGCCAGGGCGGGGACCACCAGCAGCCAGGACAGCCGGGGATAGCTGCCGAAGGCCACCGTCACCGCGACCAGCACGATCATCGAGTACAGCAGCTGCTGGAGCTGCTGGAGCGAGAACGAGATGGGCAGCGAGGCGCGCGGGAAGTGCAGCGCCCGGACCAGTCCGAGGTTGCCGGAGATCGCGCGGACCCCGGCCATCACCGAGCTCTGGGTGAAGGTGAAGACGAAGACCCCGGTCACCAGGAACGGGATGAAGACGTCCTGGGTCATCCCCTTCTTCGTGCCGAGGATCAGGCCGAAGATGAGGAAGTACACCGCGGCGTTCAGGAGCGGGGTGGCCACCTGCCAGAGCTGACCCAGCTTGGCCTGGCTGTACTGCGCGGTCAGCTTGGCCCGGGAGAACGCCATGATGAAGTGGCGCCGCCCGCGGAGCTGGCGGATGTACTCGAGGAGTCCGGGCCGGGCACCGCTGACCGTCAGACCGTATTTCGCGGCCAGCTCGGCCGCGCTCAGGCCGTCGTCGGCTGATGGCGGCTTGCTCAGCGCAACCGCACCATCACGGGTTGTGTCACTCACCAGATGAAACTCTCGTATTCAAAATGCGCAGCCAGTCGCGGGCGCGGCTCAGGGCGGACAGGTCCCGATAAAAAAATACGCCTCATGCTCCCAGAGGCGAGCCTCTCAGATGACCGGCGGGCGGCCGAGCCTGGTCAGCCGCCACACCGTACGCCACTTCATCGGGCGCCTGGGTCCGCAGGGCGTCGTCCAGCCTTCCCGGAATCCGGCGAACCATGCCTTCAGCGCCGGGCCGGACGGCCTGCGCAGCAGGGTCAGCAGCATCCACACGCCGAGGTACACCGGCACCAGGGGCGCGGGCAGGTTGCGGCGGGCCAGCCAGACCCGGTTGCGGGCCACCATGCGGTGGTAGACGGCGTGCCGGGAGGGGGCCGTGGCGGGATGGTTGAGGACCATGTCGGCGCGGTAGTCGATCAGCCAGCCGGCGTCCAGCGCACGCCAGGCGAGGTCGGTCTCCTCGTGCGCGTAGAAGAAGTCGCCCGGCAGCGGGCCGACCTCGGCGATGACCCGCGTGCGTACGGCGTTGGCGCCGCCGAGGAACGTCGTCACGCGGGACGAGCGCATCGGGTCGGCGGCCCGCAGCCTCGGCACGTGGCGGCGCTGGGTGACCCCGGTCTCCGGGTCGGCGATCCGGAAGCTGATGATGCCGAGCCGGGGGTCGTCGGCGAACGCCTGGCGGCACAGCTCCGCGGTGTCGGTCAGGGGCAGGTGCCCGTCGTCGTCGAGGAAGAGCAGCGCGTCCACGTCGGCGCCGGACGGCCCGAAGGCCTCGATGCCCACGTTGCGGCCGCCCGGGATGCCCAGGTTCTCCGGCAGCTCGACGGTCCGTACCCCGGCGGGGACGTCGGGGACGGGCGAGCCGTTGCCGACGACGACCACCTCGATCCGGTCGCCCTTCTGTGCGGCGACCGAATCGAGCAGGGCGCGCAGCTCGGCCGGGCGGTTGCCCATCGTGATGACGACCGCGCCGAGTTTCATGGGGGTGCTCACTTCAGCCTGCTCGATGCCAGGACCGACACGAGGTGCAGAAGCGTCTGCAGCAGCGCGATGCCGGCCAGGACCGCGACCGCGAGACGGCTGAAGAAGAGGTCGTCGCGGACCGCGTCCAGCACCGCCGCGACCAGGATCACCAGGGACGCCTCGACACACAGGATCAGCCGGTGGAACTTGAGCGCGCCGGCGGCGCGGCGGGCGAGCGCCATGCCGGAGGAGCGCGGCTCGGAGGCCGCCTCCTTGACCGGCGGCAGTCCGCCCTGGTGGCGGGCGACACCGACGAGGTCGGTCTCGGCCTTGATCAGGATGGCGCCCAGGGCCGCGAGGGTCCCCAGGAAGGCCCACAGCCAGTCGATCCGGCCGCTGCCCCACAGGTCGGCGGCGCGCAGGCCGAAGCCGACCAGTACCGCCGCGTCGCAGAGGTAGGCGCCGACCCGGTCGAGGTAGACCCCGCCGAGCGAGAACTGCTTCTTCCAGCGGGCCAGCTCGCCGTCGACGCAGTCGAGCAG
It encodes the following:
- the shc gene encoding squalene--hopene cyclase gives rise to the protein MTATTDGSTGAVDPRAASASRPTTESTIAADDVLAAARRAAERSVEHLLGRQDEQGWWKGDLATNVTMDAEDLLLRQFLGIQDPATVEAAGRFIRGEQLGDGTWATFHGGPGELSTTIEAYVALRLAGDRPEEPHMARAAGWVREQGGIAASRVFTRIWLALFGWWKWDDLPELPPELMFFPKWVPLNIYDFGCWARQTIVPLTVVSAKRPVRPAPFALDELHTDPDVPNPPRRPAPAASWDGLFQRLDKALHLYHRVAPRRLRRIAMNAAARWIIERQENDGCWGGIQPPAVYSVIALHLLGYDLDHPVMRAGLESLDRFAVWREDGARMIEACQSPVWDTCLATIALADAGLSPDHPALVKAADWMLAEEIDRPGDWSVRRPRLEPGGWAFEFHNDNYPDIDDTAEVVLALRRVRHPEPARIEAAIERGVRWNVGMQSRNGAWGAFDADNTSPFPNRLPFCDFGEVIDPPSADVTGHVVEMLAIEGKSDHPATRRGIEWLLAEQEAAGGWFGRWGVNYVYGTGSVVPALVAAGLPVSHPSIRRAVGWLESVQNDDGGWGEDLRSYKEEKWIGHGASTASQTAWALLALLSAGRRDSVAVARGVAWLTETQQADGSWDEPYFTGTGFPWDFSINYHLYRQVFPLTALGRYVHGDPFAGRTAVPEGA
- a CDS encoding polyprenyl synthetase family protein yields the protein MSSTTGTRGESVTPVNPASDTVAQTTDVTALLERGRALSAPVLRAAVDRLAPPMDTVAAYHFGWIDAQGRPADGDGGKAVRPALALLSAEAAGAAAQAGIPGAVAVELVHNFSLLHDDLMDGDEQRRHRDTVWKVHGPAQAILVGDALFALANEVLLEIGTVEAGRAARRLTSATRKLIDGQAQDISYEHRERVTVEECLEMEGNKTGALLACACSIGAVLGGADDRTADVLEAYGYHLGLAFQAVDDLLGIWGDPESTGKQTWSDLRQRKKSLPVVAALAAGGPASERLGELLAEDAKSSDFDSFSEEEFAARAALIEEAGGREWTAQEARRQHAVAIEALHGVDMPETVRAQLTALADFVVVRKR
- the hpnE gene encoding hydroxysqualene dehydroxylase HpnE, producing the protein MSDDAPRSSRAVVIGGGLAGITSALRLADAGLDVTLLEGRPRLGGLAFSFRRGELTVDNGQHVYLRCCTAYRWFLDRVEGTRLAPLQNRLDVPVLDVGRPSGPRLGRLRRNALPVPFHLAAGLAAYPHLSLAERAGVGRAALALGRLDPDDPALDDTDFGSWLARHGQSDRTIEALWDLVGVATLNATAPNSSLALAAKVFKTGLLSEPGAADIGWAAVPLGDVHDTLSRKALDSAGVRTELRTKANSLTRTDDGRWVVDTGAERIEADTVVLAVPQRETHDLLPEGALDAPERLLEIGTSPILNVHVVYDRKVLRRPFFAALGSPVQWVFDRTEASGLTGPGQYLAISQSAAGEEIELPVAELRARYLPELERLLPAARSAGIRDFFVTRERTATFAPAPGVGRLRPGTRTRAPDLFLAGAWTATGWPATMEGAVRSGAGAADAALLALGRPHEHPLQEAA
- the hpnD gene encoding presqualene diphosphate synthase HpnD; the protein is MSAPVQAAYSYCEAVTGQQARNFAYGIRLLPAEKRQAMSALYAFSRRVDDIGDGELEPETKRVRLESTRTLLDRVRAGAVDEDDTDPVAVALADAARRFPLPLEGLDELIDGVLMDVRGATYETWDDLKVYCRCVAGAIGRLSLGVFGTEPGAPGAERAAEYADTLGLALQLTNILRDVREDAGNGRTYLPADDLAKFGCSAGFHRATPPPGSDFAGLVHFEVRRARALFAEGYRLLPMLDRRSGACVAAMAGIYRRLLDRIERDPEAVLRGRVSLPGHEKAYVAVRGLSGLDARHISRRTARGRV
- the hpnC gene encoding squalene synthase HpnC, with amino-acid sequence MTRARQARLDSAVPGTLDKAADENFPVAPFFLPRAWRGDLMAVYGFARLVDDIGDGDLAPGGADARHLGLDAAQSDDRLAMLDALERDLRRVFATTGESPQHPLMQALRPTVRRCPLTPEPFLGLIEANRQDQKVRRYGTYEELLAYCELSANPVGRLVLQLTGTESPERVRRSDAVCTALQIVEHLQDVTEDLGRDRIYLPADDMARFHVAESDLAAPSGGAAVRSLIAYEAERAGDLLNEGTPLVGSVHGRLKLLLAGFVGGGRAALTAIAAAGFDVLPGPPKPTKPSLLREVGVVLRRARREG
- a CDS encoding ABC transporter ATP-binding protein, yielding MAEDNTAGRVPTVIADDVHIVYRVNGGGGGKGGATAALSRILRRDKAEERGVRKVHAVRGVTFTSYRGEAIGLIGTNGSGKSTLLRAIAGLLPTESGKVYTDGQPSLLGVNAALMSDLTGERNVVLGGLAMGMSREEIRERYQEIVDFSGINEKGDFITLPMRTYSSGMAARLRFSIAAAKNHDVLMIDEALATGDRKFQIRSEARIRELRKEAGTVFLVSHSNKSIRDTCDRVLWLEKGELLMDGPTDEVLKAYERETGK
- a CDS encoding ABC transporter permease translates to MSDTTRDGAVALSKPPSADDGLSAAELAAKYGLTVSGARPGLLEYIRQLRGRRHFIMAFSRAKLTAQYSQAKLGQLWQVATPLLNAAVYFLIFGLILGTKKGMTQDVFIPFLVTGVFVFTFTQSSVMAGVRAISGNLGLVRALHFPRASLPISFSLQQLQQLLYSMIVLVAVTVAFGSYPRLSWLLVVPALAMQFFFNTGLALVMARLGAKTPDLAQLMPFVMRTWMYASGVMFSIPVMLASKPAWIGDVLQYNPAAIYMDLIRFAMIDGYGSENLPSHVWAVGLAWSVLVGIVGFVYFWKAEERYGRG
- a CDS encoding glycosyltransferase family 2 protein, with amino-acid sequence MKLGAVVITMGNRPAELRALLDSVAAQKGDRIEVVVVGNGSPVPDVPAGVRTVELPENLGIPGGRNVGIEAFGPSGADVDALLFLDDDGHLPLTDTAELCRQAFADDPRLGIISFRIADPETGVTQRRHVPRLRAADPMRSSRVTTFLGGANAVRTRVIAEVGPLPGDFFYAHEETDLAWRALDAGWLIDYRADMVLNHPATAPSRHAVYHRMVARNRVWLARRNLPAPLVPVYLGVWMLLTLLRRPSGPALKAWFAGFREGWTTPCGPRRPMKWRTVWRLTRLGRPPVI
- a CDS encoding CDP-alcohol phosphatidyltransferase family protein, which encodes MPRPSVAELRPVVHPPGVKDRRSGEHWAGRIYMREVSLRVDRYLVNTRVTPNQLTYLMTVAGVLAAPALLVPGIPGALLGVLMVQLYLLLDCVDGELARWKKQFSLGGVYLDRVGAYLCDAAVLVGFGLRAADLWGSGRIDWLWAFLGTLAALGAILIKAETDLVGVARHQGGLPPVKEAASEPRSSGMALARRAAGALKFHRLILCVEASLVILVAAVLDAVRDDLFFSRLAVAVLAGIALLQTLLHLVSVLASSRLK